The genomic region TCCTTTCAAATAGACGGAGATTAAATGGGCTAGCTATAGCGGGAATCGCTTACTTTTTGATGTAAGCGATGATTTTTTCTGCCAAGAAGCTCGATAGCTTGTAATAGCTTTCGAAGGTCCAACCTGCGACATGCGGACTTAATAATACATTGTCGCGGCTAATAAGATCTTTGTACCATGCTTGTTCAGCTAGCGTGGGGAATTTTTCAATGGGCAATACATCGAATGCTGCTCCTAATATTTTGCCTTGATCTAAATATTTCAATACCGCCGGGATCTGCGCTATTCCACCTCGTGCTCCCATCAAAAAGAAGATAGGCTTACGGAAATGGAATAGGTACTCCTCGTCAACCATGCCTTTCGTTTCTCTCGTTAATGGGATGTGGAAGCTTAGTACATCGGCTAGCTTGACCACTTCTTCCATAGAGACTTCGCGGGCATACTGGTCGGAGAAGCCTGTTTTGTATTTGTCATAGGCAATGACCTTGACTTCAAAACCGGATAGTTTCTTTGCCATGGCCTGTCCGTTATGGCCATATCCTATGATCGCGACCGTACGTCCTTTGAGTTCGTAGCCACGGTTTTCTTCCCGCAACCATTTTTCCGAACGAACTTCCTGGTCGCCACGACGTAGGTTGTTCATAAGGGATAGCAACATGCCGATCATGTGCTCGCCGACCGCATCCTTATTTCCGTCGTTAGCACTGAATAAAGCGATGCCTTTGCTGTCGGCATATGCTTCGTCGATATTGTCCATTCCTGCTCCGGAGCGACCAATAAGCTTTAGCTTGCTGCCCAGGTCGATAAAATCGGAGTCCACCTGAAACTTTGAACGGATGACTAAGCCCTCGTATTCGGGAATCAACTGTTCTGCTTCTTCGCGCGTAATTTCAGGTTGATAGTTATAAGGAATCTTCGCTTGGTCTAATTTTTCTAAGAAGACTTCATGAAGGTCATCGACGATTAGAATATTCATTTGCATTAGGTGTTAAGAGTCATGAAATCTTGTTTGAAGAGCTTCTCCAAAGCTTTCTGATTTGCTTTGGCGGGAAGCATTTTCATCATCGTGTTTCGCACGCTGATCATAATGGGGTTTTCCCATTGTGACACTTGTCCGATCATCTTGGAGGTGTCGGTAATATATTTTGTTCGTGCCAGCCTTCTGTGTTCGAAAGACTTGAAGGCCGCAAGGACATCGGTTTTCTTTTTCAGTTCATCTTGCAGCACGACAACATCCTCTAGGGCTTGACATGCGCCCTGTCCCATATTTGGGGTCGTGGCGTGTCCAGCGTCGCCTATCAGCAGGATATTGCCGTAGGCGAGGTTTTTCAATGGAGCTATATCGATGATGTCGCTCCAGATGAGGTCTTCATCGCGTGTATTTGCAAGGAGGGTTGGAATAGGATCGTGGTAGTCTGCAAATTGCTTTTGCAAATCTGCCACGCGGTATTTGCTAAATGCAGGATGATTGCGCGGTCCGTTGATGCAAGCATACCAATAGATGCGGTTATTTACGAGCGGTGTCATCCCGAATCTGCCGTCTTTTCCCCAGGTCTCTGTTCCTAAGCTAAGCTGGAT from Sphingobacterium sp. BN32 harbors:
- a CDS encoding FAD-dependent monooxygenase, translated to MLTKSEFAIVGGGVAGLTAGIALEQLGRDFCLFEQTKEVKGIGAGFGLAANAMRALEILGLRPEVEKIGYYLGSFAILDQRGNILVNPNTSTLSDKYQQQNFAIHRADLHLYLLSKLQAQRLQLGKQAIELVQKSDSILLSFADGSKHECKYLIIADGVKSPLRQQLVPTSSPRYAGYSCWRATIDNSEIQLSLGTETWGKDGRFGMTPLVNNRIYWYACINGPRNHPAFSKYRVADLQKQFADYHDPIPTLLANTRDEDLIWSDIIDIAPLKNLAYGNILLIGDAGHATTPNMGQGACQALEDVVVLQDELKKKTDVLAAFKSFEHRRLARTKYITDTSKMIGQVSQWENPIMISVRNTMMKMLPAKANQKALEKLFKQDFMTLNT
- a CDS encoding NAD(P)-dependent oxidoreductase; translation: MQMNILIVDDLHEVFLEKLDQAKIPYNYQPEITREEAEQLIPEYEGLVIRSKFQVDSDFIDLGSKLKLIGRSGAGMDNIDEAYADSKGIALFSANDGNKDAVGEHMIGMLLSLMNNLRRGDQEVRSEKWLREENRGYELKGRTVAIIGYGHNGQAMAKKLSGFEVKVIAYDKYKTGFSDQYAREVSMEEVVKLADVLSFHIPLTRETKGMVDEEYLFHFRKPIFFLMGARGGIAQIPAVLKYLDQGKILGAAFDVLPIEKFPTLAEQAWYKDLISRDNVLLSPHVAGWTFESYYKLSSFLAEKIIAYIKK